The window ACCTAGGATAAATTCCGTCAGCAAGATAATAAGCATTGCTATATCTCCTACCGTTTGCGTGAAACGTCACAGCTGAGCTGTTTCCAGCAATGAGCCCTTCAAAGACCGGTGATTGGTTGAGCACGTTAATATCATTTTGAGCTCCTGGCACACCAAAGAAAGCGTGCCATACCCACGTGTCACTACTGGAAAAAAGAACTTAGACGACGGAATTATATTAATTTCATAGCCTAAGTAGGACTTAGACGACGGAAAACAGTTTCGTAGCCTAAGTGGGACTTAGGCGACGGAAATGTATTCTGTGGTCTAAGAATCTCTTAGACGACAGAAATATATACTTAGGCGACGGAATTATTTTTAAAAAATAAAAAATAAAAAATTAATTACTTAGGCGACGGAAATGTATTCTGTTGTCTAAGATAATCTTAGACGACGGAAAAATTTACTTAGACGATGGAATTATTTTAAAAAATTAAAAATTAATTACTTAGGCGACGGAAATGTATTCCGTCGTCTAAGATTATCTTACACGACGGAAAAATTGACTTAGACGACTGAATTATTTTTTAAAATAAAAAATTAGTTACTTAGGCGACGGAAAAATTTACTTAAGCGACTGAATTATTATTTTTAAAAATAAATAAATAATTAATTACTTACGCGACGAAAGTATAACTTTTCGTCGCCTAAGTACCGAAATTTTTAGCGGCAACGCTTCCACCAAAACATTTCAAGAAAACTCAAACCAAATATTTTAAAAATTCCACCCTCACCTAAAAAATTTAACTCTCTCTTCATATAAAAAACTCCACCCTCACCCAAAAAAATTAACTCACTCACTCTCTCTTCATACCATCCCTCTCCTCTTCTCCCTCACTCTCTTTCTCTTCGCCTGCCGCTGTCATCTCCGGCGTAGCATCGCCGGTTCCGGCCGCCGCAAGCCACAAGATCATCACCAAAACATCCACTTTTCCCTCCTCTACCTCCTCATACCCACCAGGTCGACATGTATCCACTCCCGATGGAGTTCGCCGATTTCAGGCGAGCTTGGGCTGTGACAGCAACTTCGGTGAGTAGGGTTTCTTTCCTCTTCTCTTCTTCTTCAATTCCATGTCTTTAATCTTTGGATTGGAGCCCTAATGTGAAAATCCCCTTTTCTACCATTTTTCTAGGTTTCTTAAGGTCGTTCTCCGGCGAGGCTTCCAGCGAGACCAGACGAGGATTTTGACAAGCCAGGAGGTGGATTGAGCTGCATGGTGGTATTTTTCATCAATCTTCCATGGCTTCAAATCCTCCATATTTGGTCACTCGGATTCTTCAAGGATAGTAGGCAGACCAGAACCTCTGACTTTCTTGAGCTCCATTTTCAACTGTTCTATCAATTCTTGATGTTCCCACAATGTTTCCAATGTGTTTGGATCCCCAGAATCATTAGCTGCCAAATCTTGACCGTTGACCTTTTCAGAATTTTCTAAACCCTCATTTGGTTTTTCATCTTTGGCAGTAAAGCCTTCAGGTGTGGACTCTTTTGGCATGGGTTATGTTGTTCATCATTCCTAGTTGACTGTTCTAGCTCTTCAAGTTGTTCCATTACATCTTCATCTTCTTCATCAAATTCATCAGGCTCATATCCAACATCCATATTCTGCAAATCAATGTTTTCCAAGGCACCAAATTCAACCCTTTCCCCAAACTCTGTTTCTATCAAGAAGGCATGGATGGTGGCTTGGTGGGTTTCAGAATTGAGACCAATAAGAAAAGAAATTGAATGGAAAAGAAATAAAAAGAAAAATTAAAGAAATTGAAACTAATTATTAAAATATATATTAAATAATTGAAATGAAATTTAATTAATTAAATTAATTGTTATTTAAATATTTTAACTTCCGTCGCCTAAGTTCTTCTTACGCGACGAAACATCTGATTCCGTCTCTTAATTACCTACCTCACGCTACCTAGTCGACGGATCTTAGTCAACGGAAATTCCGTCGCCTAAGGTCTTAGGAGACGAATTTTCTTACTTAGGCTACGAAATCGTTCCGTCGCCTAAGTGTTGTTTTCTAGTAGTGTGTCATGCGAGGCCACCGCCTCTAGAATAATGGTGGGACGACCCTTCCGGCCACTGTAAGCCCCATGCCACCCAGTTGGGCAGTTCTTCCACTCCCAATGCATGCAGTCAATGCTTCCGATCATACCTGGAAATCCCCGCTGATCAGCCCTAGCAAGAAACCTTTGGAGGTCAGCCTTTGTTGAGCCCAGAGATACTGCGGACCAAAAATACCTACCACTTGTTGGCAAAACTTCTTCATGCACTCTAGTGTTGTTGATTCCCCCATCCTGCATATCTCAGCACACTGATCAACAGTTGCGCCGTACGCCAACATTTGGAGGGCACCTGTCATCTTCTGTTGGGGCAGCAACCCTAGTTTTCCAGTGGCATCTGCTTTTTGATGCCAATAAGGGTCGTGGTTACAGAGAGCCGTCATGATGCGGTTGAACAGATAGATGTGCATTCGATACCTCCGACGAAATTCTTCCTCCCTAAAGATCGGACGCTCGATGAAGTAATCTGCCATGAGACTTGTTCCCCCAGCTACCTTATGTCTGGGGTGATTAGGAGAGCGATCAAGACGCGAACCGCGTCCTTGTGGTTCATCTGAAGTATCAAGATGTACCATCATCATGGTCGCGTTAGTCATCATGACATCCATCGTCTCAGCATCCTCTTAACTATGTTGTTGCCTCTGCTTCAACAATTTACGAAAAAAACTCATCGTAATGATGAGGAAATGTGGCGAAGTAATTGAGGGAATGTGTTTTTGAAGATTTGTAACTGAGTTGTGAAGATTGTGTGAGTAGAGAGGGTGATGAAGCTTATTTATGGTCAATTTCAGATGCCAAGAATTTGAAGATCATGTTACGTGTCGAATCGTCATTCGTCGAAAATCCTATCGAAAATCCAATGACATTATTTGGCCGACAAACACACATGTGTCACTTTTTGGTTGATCGGAAATCCTATCAGAAATCCTATAACATTATTTGGGTGATCACAACATCTGACAATGTCACGTGTCGTCTAGTGATTGATTGATTATCATATATGAAATCCGAAAAATAAAAGATTAAATCGATGAATAGTGATTGCTAAATTGACGGAGCTGCACTGCTGCATAAAAACAGGCCCAGAAAATCAATTTACAGTGAATAGTAATTGATGGAAGCAATTTAATTGATGGTTTGATGGTTTGATGGAGTTGAATGGGTGCATATGCCCTAAGTGATGTAATACTTACAAATACTGCATTGCTTGTACTTTCATTACTTGGAACATAGTCTAACATTTTGAGCTTGTTACATAATCTTCTTCTCCATTGTTGCAATTCTTAAGCTTGTTAGATCATTTTTAGCTATGAATATGATGTTATTAGAACCCAATTACTAAAGTTCCAAGTCCATAATCTTTTTCCTTTATTCTCTATTAATTCCTATGAACATGTTCTACACACCTTCAGGAGTTCGGCGTTTTACTCCATTTTGTTTTTTTTATTGGTTTTAGAATTCCATTTGTTTTGTATTTAGGAAATTCATAAATTTTATGGCAGATAAAGGTTGTTTTACTTCCTCGATCTCTAAGCCTCTAGGTTCATTTATTGTTGGTTGACGTGGAATAGTCTCACCGTAATGCTTTATCTACTGATTTTAAAGAGAAAAAGTTAATTAAAATAAATCTTTAGAATAGAGTCTCAATAATTGAGGTTAATGAGCTAATCAGTAGAAGCCCCTAAGATTTCATGTTTCATGTTATGTTTGTAGTACTGTAATAAATAAATAAATAATAAGGAAAAAGAATAAGGGACAGTGAGTATTTAAACCATATACATGTGGTAAATGAACAAGCTACCGTCGATTTTATCAATGTGGATCTAAAGGGATTGAAATGAACTCCTAACATGAATCTATTTTCTTTTGGTAGAATTCAAGTGCTATGGTGTTAGGTTTCCAGCCCATGTGTTTTTCCTAATGTGTTTTGTGTTAGAGTATGGTGTTTTAATAAGGAAAGTAAATCTTTATTGATAATGGTGTACTTGTAATCTTGTTGATTACAAAGAAGGAATGAGGCATTATTGCCTACCATTAATAGGATTGGATTTCCTATTTGGTGAAGAGATCTGGTATCCTTATGGCTATATAAGTAGAGGTTCAGTTCTAGGTTTTGTATCGCAGAGACAAAGACCAAAGTGTGTTCCATTCTTGGTGAGAGGGTGAGAAAGGGCAGAGAGGAGAGAGATAGGAAGAGAACAGAGAGTCCTTGTTTTTTTATTCTTTCTGGTGTACCCATTATTAATATAGTGGAAGTGTTTTCTACCGGTGGATGTAGGCAAAGGTTTTATTGAACCACTTTAAATCTGTGTTTTTTGTGTCTTATCTCTGTGGTTGTTTCTCTTGATTTGCTGTGTTCTTTTGGGGTTCCTGGACATACATAATTGGCCGATATCACAACATATGGGTCAAGTAATCAGTTGCATTCGAGTGAAGCAAACAAAGGTTGCAGTGAAGGAACATTTTGGGAAGTTCGATGGCATTCTTCAGCCAGGCTGTCACTATGTTCCTTGGTGTCTTGGATACCAAGTTGCCGGTGAGCTTTCAATGCGCGTCCAACAGCATTGGATTACATGTGAATCCATGACTAAGGTAACATTTTTCACATTTTTTACATACATTCTCTTGAAGTTTTGTTTTACTTTACTGATGCTCTTGGATTAACCTGGTTATTGTACATTGTTTTTTAGGATCATGTGTCTGTTAATGTGACTACATCAGTTCACTTTCATCCATCGGAAACAAAGGTGTATGATGCTTTTTATAAGCTTAAGAACACCCCTCTTCATATACAATCCTACGTTTTAAGTGGTAAGATAATTAACGTTGATTGTTTTACTGAACATTGTTGGATAATAGCTTATCAAATGCTAATTGTTATAAATTCTGGTATTTTTCAGCTATCACTGAAAATGTACCGAAGCTGGAATTGAACGCTGTATTCGAGGAGAAGATTCGCATAGAAAATGCTGTTCATGAGGCACTTACAGAGGTAAAAAACTAAATAACATAAGGATAGCGTACATGTATTATAAGAAATACCAACAATCTAACCGCTTGTATTTTCGTTATAGGGAATGTCTACTTATGGTTATGAGATTGTCAAGACCCTCGTTGTTGATATTGTGCCGAGTGATTCTGTGAAGAATGCATTGAATGAGAATGCAGGTAATGCAATTACGGTTCATGTGCTGAGTTAGTAACTTTGTCTGATAATTAATATATTATTTTATGTGTCTTCGTCGTTAACTAATTCACTATGTTGTTGATACAGCTGCAAAGGAAAAGCTTGGACAGATCACCACCGCAAGGCCAATGGCTGTAGCTACATAGAGCTCAGAAGGGTCAAGTGAGCCGAATCAAGATTTGAACCTTAAAGGGGGGGTCGAGATATAGGGGGGTGTATTGTACTTTGATTTCCAATTAGTTTTGAAGACTTTTTAAGATTTGGGAAGTTTATGGGTATTCAATTATGATTTATTATAACTTTTAAAGAGTTTTCAGAAATATTTGGGTATTCATTCTGGATTTTAAAGTTAAGATTTCAAGTCCACACAGATCTTAAGATATTCAATGAAAACTTTTCGTAAGTCCACACAAGTGCAAAGGTATTCAAAATTTATGGAGCCTCTGGTATAAATAGCAACGCCCCAAAGAAATCTCACCTCCACACCCACGAATTCTACTGGATTCATTTTGCGAAGCAGCTCCATGTTCATGTACGTGAAAACCTCCTATTTAAGGTTTTTCCTCTCTCTCATTGAAAATTCATCGATCTGGAATCATGATATATATTGCGATGATTCCAATCAATTTCTTTGTTCAGTAACCTATTGCTATAATATGTGTCCATGTTTTGAACCCGACCATAAATCCTAGGTCGACTTCAGAAGAAGAGAGTAGTTGAATATATGATATCAATCCTTATAACCGTCGATTGTTTCTCTGTTCTTGATATATAGATAAGCATCTAGACGTTCTTGATATTGATCCATGATTTGATCTATTCATCTATATGTACACACACATATACATGTATACCGATCTTGATAGTTTGATCTGTTCATATATATACAATTTCTTTATGGTTTGATCTATATATACAGTTTCTTGATAGAGGTCAATCTATGGCTCACTACCAATGACAACGTCTCTAAACGAAGGGGTGAGTGTACTTAATCCCATTACACACACAGGGTGATAACTTGTTGAACTTGAATCTCAGTAGTCATTCAGTCTAAGCATGAGAACACAGATCAATCTCTTCTCGTCTTTTTCTTTCTTTGCGTCTAAGTTCTTTTTAGAGTAATTTTAAATACACACCTCTAATCTCTTGATACACACCCCTTACTTAATACACTACTTATCTAGTTTTTCATTTCAATATTATACTAAATACACATCTCAAACTGCCTAAAATACCCTCAATATCTAAAACTAATAATAATATGTTATTTAATTTTATTATTATATATTTACTATTTCACAAGTCTCTTTACGTATTCTTTTTTATTTTCTGTTAGATTTTTTTGATTGGGTTAGAAAATTTTTTCTTGATATTTTTCAATTTATAATCAAAAGAGTAATATTATATTCGAACTCCAAATCGCCAATATGACATCAATTAGCTAGAATTTGAAGAAAAAAAAAATATTGAACATATATATTTTTTTCAAAGTTAAGAAACTAGTAAAAGTATAATAGCATAAAAACTAGTTTTTAGTCTACAAAATAAAAACTACAGTTGATAAAAAAAACCAAATGAATCGGTAAATAGTACATGTGATTATGACAATAGTCGAAATTCAAGTGATGAATTTTGGAGAAAAGGTTTTTATTTCTTTTCTTTTGATGCGTAGTAATAGTGAAGAAGAGTTAGGTTTTAGGAAAGCGGAAGTTTTTTTTTTTCCCTAATAATTGATGGATGTTTTTGTAATTAAACATACCTATAAAATCTGATGTGAAATATAAAATAATAGGGGTGTGTTAAGAGTTTAGAGGTGTGTATTTAAAATTTCTCTTTTTTTATTGCAAAATAGATTGTGTTTTTCAGATTTTAAATTCTGATTTTTCTTTTTTTCTTTTAATTTTGATTTGTTATAAAATTAAGCAATGCCACGTCACTTGCCACATCAATTATTTTTGTGTTGACATCATATTTACAATTGATTTAGACCCTTGAATGTTTTAAAATTTAAAGGTACGTAAAAAAATAATGTCAAAATTTGTGTTAAATTTGATGTCTTTTGAACGGGACCCGAAGAAAAAAAATATATATATATATATATATATTGATTAGTTAAAAGATATCTTTATAGAAAATAGATGTATAGCTGCATTTATTAAAACCACACATGATTTCTTATAACATTGTCAATGGGATCTCCGCAACAAGAAAAGGGCAAAGGAGCAAAAGAAAAGGGAAAAAATGTGGAAAATTATGACAAATGGACTAATGAAAAGAGCAATGAGCTGCTGCAAGTCTTAGTTGACGCTGCCAAACATGGTTGGCGCGATCCTCAATATAGTTTGATAGACAAAAAAACAGTTGAGAGCAAAATACTTTCACCTTTTAATAGAAAACTCGGGTGTGAGAAAACTTATAAGCATTACACACATAGGGTGAAACGGTTTAAGAAACAATAATCTATGTATGGGAAGATTACTTTTAAGGTGAGAAAATTTTCCTTTAATGTTCATTTTCATTATTTGCTGTACTACGTAAACTTTATTCATTATTTTTTACTTTTCTAGGCACACCCAAGAAGTATCTGTAACCAGACTTTCATAGACTATGAGGATCTGAAAATTGCAGTGGGCAATGAAATTGCCACAGGATAGTTTTCAATTAGTCTGGGGGATGATACTGATGCAACAGAAAGTGAAAGTGGTGCTTTGAATGACCTGCCCTATAACAAAAATGCTGATGCCATCTCTCAATGCTGGTGCTTTGAGTGGCTCATTACTAAAGCATTGAAGGAAATTTTTCTGAGATGACCCAAGAGATGCGATTTAGGTGGATTGACTTCAAGACAATGCAATATGTCTTGTTATTAGGATCTGCTCATATTGTTTGCTTTTGTTTGATGTTTGATTTTTAGATTCATGGACAACTTGGAATGTGTTCAAATGGAAAAATAATTACATAGACTTATAGTATAGAAAATAAATTTAACAAGTCGAACATACTTTATTTCCTTTTATAAAATAAAACAATCGATTATACATGACCATTATACATGATATAATAGATCAAAGCAACATTTGTGTAATATTTTTTTATTCTAAATTATTCGAAATTATCACGACATCATGGCGGTGGTGCTCGGTGTGAATTGAGGTCGAATTTTGTTTGTTCAGTCCAATGAATTGGGCTCTATGTCCAATTCCCCTATTTCTACACCTTTGGGTCCGTTCTGATTTGTTTGGGACATGGATGTCATTGGATGTCCTTACATCCCTAGCTTTGGAGGGTAGCTCCCTTAATCTTAACGTCGTACAATGTTTGGTTCTTAGGTGACAATGAGATTAGGAAAGTCCTCTAAAGTGTTGGGTAATGTTTGCTGCTATTTCTTTTGGTTTGGTTTTGAGTTAGTTTGCTCTCGTTTCGACCTTTGTTTTGAACACCTTATTTTTTGCTTAGGTTTTTCTAGTTTTCACTTTGACAAGTTGAGCCTCGATTTGTAAGAGCAAGTCCACCTCAAGCTCCATTGAAGACCCAGGCCTTCAACCACCTCAAAGGAAGACCCAGCCCGAAAGAACTTATCTCCACCCACATTTTTTTTTTTGACCCAGGCCTTCATGGGTTTTCACCTGGGTCAAACATATGACCCAGACCTCCATTTTTGAAGACCCAAGCCTTTGCAATCCATGTTAGCACAGCCCACTTGCCCATGTGAAGGCCTCTTTTTTGTCGTCATGCAGATATGGCCCATGAGTCCATGACACATGTCATCACATGTAGGTCAAATTCAAACAATCTAAACTAATGTAGGCTGTTGATTTCATATAAAAATGGTAATCGAACAGCTCATAATAATACCAGTCATTGTAATTAGAAAACTAGGATAATTTAGGAAATTTTACTTAGCAAATTTTTCAGAGTTTTAATTAGGAATATGTAGGTGTGTTCTTAATTAGGAAATTTTAAATTACTCTATTTTACTTAGAAAAATTATGAAACATGGAAATATGTTTGTGTGTTTTTAATTAGGAAATTTAAATTGTTGTATTTGTTTGTGTGTGTTTTAATAGGAAATCTTAAATTATTATATTTTGATTAGGAAATTAGGAATTAAGGAAATTACGAATAAAAAATTTATATTTCAGTGTATCATATAGTTTATTTTATTAACAACATAATATCATTAGGGAAAATATCCATTTAGTACTAATTTAAACCCCTCATTTCTCATTCTAATGACAATCTTTTTCATTAGCCCATTATAATATAAGGTAACATTTTTTATGCCCAAATACATAAATATTTACTAAAGTCTTATCAAACCATATTATTTTAAGACTATTTTGCCCTCACCCCTTAAACATGCATAGAGAGAGAAAATGGAAGAGATAATACTTGGCCGGAATCTCACCAGACTCCGGTCACCGGCCACCGGACTCCAGTCACCGGTAGCCGGATTTCTCTGGTCGCCGGATTCCGGTCACCAAGACTCGGTTACTGACCCTCAATAATCAGTTACTAACCCCCAATAATCGAGTACTGACCCCAATAACTTAGTTACTGACCCCCAATAACTGGGTTACTGACCCTTAATAATCAGTTACTGACCCCCAATAATCGGGTACTGACCCTAATAACTTGGTTACTGACCCCTAATAATCAGTTACTGACCCCCAATAATCGGGTTACTGACCCCCAATAATCAACTTATTAAGTTACTGACCCTTAATAATCGGGTTACTAACCCCCAATAACTTGGTTACTGACCTTAATAACTTGGTTACTGACCCCCAATAATCAACTTATTAAGTTACTGACTATTAATAATCGGGTTACTGACCTCTAATAACTTAGTTACTAACCCTAAAATAATCAGCTACTGACCCCTAATAATCAACTTATTTCTCCCATCGCCGGATTCCGGTCACTGTAAACTCGGTTACTGACCCACAGTAACTGAGTTACTTTAATCACCGGCCCCAAGAACTGAGTTACTGACCCTTAATAACTGGGTAATGATTCCATAAAAGGCTACTGACTCCGGATAACTCAATTACTGATCCTTAGTAATCGTGTTACTGACGCCCAATAATGTGCAACTGACCCCAATAATCACGTTAAAATATACTTTATGTTCAAAAATCACTCTATTATGATTTCTAAACTAAAAATTTGTAAAACAAAATAGTGTATTACATCAAATCTTTCTCATCTCACCTCTTTGTGGACAAATAATCCTCTAAATCCATTTAACATCGGCACTATTTACTCAATTACTCACACTTAGATAACAAAGTTATGCTTAGAGGCTATCATACCAATAAAGGAAGCAAAAAGCCGAAA of the Fragaria vesca subsp. vesca linkage group LG6, FraVesHawaii_1.0, whole genome shotgun sequence genome contains:
- the LOC101304795 gene encoding hypersensitive-induced response protein 1-like, coding for MGQVISCIRVKQTKVAVKEHFGKFDGILQPGCHYVPWCLGYQVAGELSMRVQQHWITCESMTKDHVSVNVTTSVHFHPSETKVYDAFYKLKNTPLHIQSYVLSAITENVPKLELNAVFEEKIRIENAVHEALTEGMSTYGYEIVKTLVVDIVPSDSVKNALNENAAAKEKLGQITTARPMAVAT